From Haloterrigena alkaliphila, one genomic window encodes:
- a CDS encoding Single-stranded DNA binding protein, translated as MELDDHAEDLASDLGVDKEEVKSDLQNLVEYSVPIDEAKQSLRRKYGDGSSGGGGAPSSKEIAEITPEDGNVTVTAVVLTAGKRSIRYQGDEHVIVEGRLADESGAIDYTAWEDFGLSPGDTITAGNAGVREWDGEPELNLGESTSLSFDDESLEIPAAYADEIGGDAQLADVQTGDRAVNVEVAVVECERRTIDGRDGETEILSGVFGDESGRLPFTNWDPAPEIEEGGPVRIENAYVQEFRGVPEVNVSEFSTVSVLDREIEVGAQTTTMDVGEAVGTGGIYDVEVVGNAIAVRDGSGLIQRCPECYRVIQKGQCRTHGDVDGIDDMRVKAILDDGTGAVTVVLDDELTEEVYGGTLEDALEQAREAMDQEVVADAIRERIVGREYRVRGHLSVDEYGANLDAETFEESDDDPASRATAFLEEVDA; from the coding sequence ATGGAACTCGATGATCATGCCGAGGATCTCGCCTCCGACCTCGGCGTCGACAAAGAGGAGGTCAAATCCGACCTGCAGAATCTGGTGGAGTACAGCGTCCCCATCGACGAAGCCAAACAGAGCCTGCGCCGCAAGTACGGCGACGGCTCGAGCGGCGGTGGCGGCGCCCCCTCGAGCAAGGAGATCGCCGAGATCACGCCCGAGGACGGCAACGTCACCGTGACCGCAGTCGTGCTAACCGCCGGCAAGCGCTCGATCCGGTATCAGGGCGACGAGCACGTCATCGTCGAGGGGCGACTGGCCGACGAGAGCGGCGCGATCGATTACACCGCCTGGGAGGACTTCGGGCTCTCGCCGGGCGACACGATCACCGCGGGCAACGCGGGCGTGCGCGAGTGGGACGGCGAACCCGAACTCAACCTCGGCGAGAGCACCTCGCTGTCGTTCGACGACGAGTCGCTCGAGATCCCCGCGGCGTACGCCGACGAGATCGGCGGCGACGCGCAACTGGCCGACGTCCAGACCGGCGACCGCGCGGTGAACGTCGAGGTCGCCGTCGTCGAGTGCGAGCGACGGACGATCGACGGCCGCGACGGCGAGACCGAGATCCTGAGCGGCGTCTTCGGCGACGAGAGCGGTCGCCTCCCCTTCACGAACTGGGACCCTGCCCCCGAGATCGAGGAGGGCGGCCCGGTTCGCATCGAGAACGCCTACGTGCAGGAGTTCCGCGGCGTCCCCGAGGTCAACGTCTCGGAGTTCTCGACGGTCTCGGTGCTCGACCGCGAGATCGAGGTCGGCGCGCAGACGACGACGATGGACGTCGGCGAGGCCGTCGGTACCGGCGGCATCTACGACGTCGAAGTCGTCGGCAACGCCATCGCGGTGCGAGACGGCTCCGGACTCATCCAGCGCTGCCCGGAGTGTTACCGGGTCATCCAGAAGGGACAGTGTCGAACCCACGGCGACGTCGACGGGATCGACGACATGCGCGTGAAGGCGATCCTCGACGACGGCACCGGCGCCGTCACCGTCGTCCTCGACGACGAACTCACCGAGGAGGTCTACGGCGGGACCTTAGAGGACGCCCTCGAGCAGGCCCGTGAGGCCATGGACCAGGAGGTCGTCGCCGACGCGATCCGCGAGCGCATCGTCGGCCGCGAGTACCGCGTGCGCGGTCACCTCTCGGTCGACGAGTACGGCGCCAACCTCGACGCCGAGACCTTCGAGGAGAGCGACGACGATCCCGCGTCGCGTGCGACGGCCTTCCTCGAGGAGGTGGACGCATGA
- a CDS encoding ZIP family metal transporter has product MSTLGEVVMIATLAGAATGLGALPVYVTERISHRFYDAALGLAAGIMFGAAVFALVVPGLEFGSLWEVVAGVLIGSVFLLAANRLIPHVHLLIRGEADGTYPPVAGSEKEVEATPDLVSGSRTAVDGDGRGEDDATDADEDGAPDPDEDLRQAILVGSAITIHNVPEGLAIGIAFAGGLEGVGLALAVAIAVQNVPDGFAMAIPASRTGLSKPKTILYTTISGAVPEPIAAALGFALVSVVTGLFPLAAGFAAGTMLAVIFREMIPASHGHGYADEATLTFVLGFVVMVIVDVGLAV; this is encoded by the coding sequence GTGAGTACGCTCGGGGAAGTCGTGATGATCGCAACGCTGGCCGGTGCGGCGACCGGGCTCGGTGCGCTGCCGGTGTACGTGACCGAGCGGATCAGCCACCGATTCTACGACGCCGCGCTGGGCCTCGCCGCCGGGATCATGTTCGGCGCGGCCGTCTTCGCGCTGGTCGTCCCCGGCCTCGAGTTCGGCTCGCTGTGGGAGGTCGTCGCGGGCGTCCTCATCGGGAGCGTCTTCCTGCTGGCCGCGAACCGACTCATTCCGCACGTCCACCTGCTCATCAGGGGCGAAGCCGACGGCACCTATCCGCCCGTCGCGGGGTCGGAGAAGGAGGTCGAGGCCACGCCGGACCTCGTCTCCGGGAGCCGCACCGCCGTCGACGGCGACGGTCGCGGCGAGGACGATGCGACGGACGCCGACGAGGACGGGGCGCCGGATCCGGACGAGGACCTCCGGCAGGCGATCCTGGTCGGCAGCGCGATCACCATCCACAACGTCCCGGAGGGGCTGGCGATCGGCATCGCCTTCGCGGGCGGCCTCGAGGGCGTCGGGCTCGCGCTCGCCGTCGCGATCGCGGTCCAGAACGTCCCCGACGGCTTCGCGATGGCGATTCCCGCGAGTCGTACCGGGCTCTCGAAACCGAAGACGATCCTCTATACGACCATCTCCGGGGCGGTACCCGAACCGATCGCGGCGGCGCTGGGCTTCGCCCTCGTCTCGGTCGTCACCGGCCTCTTTCCGCTGGCTGCCGGCTTCGCCGCCGGGACGATGCTCGCGGTCATCTTCCGGGAGATGATCCCCGCCAGTCACGGTCACGGCTACGCCGACGAGGCCACGCTGACGTTCGTCCTCGGCTTCGTCGTGATGGTGATCGTCGACGTCGGACTCGCCGTCTGA
- a CDS encoding cupredoxin domain-containing protein, whose amino-acid sequence MTRDDPQSRRTVLKLGGGAVLTTVLAGCGGPGGNGGGENDTSGEENETGGAGSENETGIGNESNETEAGNESNETELGNETEAGNESNETEAGNETEGGGASGALEPGEIVLGGETQAWLGGAPDPIAEEENPTLTLQEGESYEITWENLDGVGHNLQILDDNDEVVDDYETEIMQEEGETQTLEVDEVTSEMAQYVCEPHSGTMNGDIEVQ is encoded by the coding sequence ATGACACGGGACGATCCGCAGTCACGACGAACCGTTCTCAAACTCGGCGGCGGTGCAGTCCTGACGACCGTCCTCGCCGGCTGCGGCGGCCCCGGCGGAAACGGCGGGGGCGAGAACGACACCAGCGGGGAAGAAAACGAAACGGGCGGCGCCGGATCGGAGAACGAAACCGGAATTGGGAACGAGTCGAACGAAACCGAAGCGGGCAACGAATCGAACGAGACGGAGCTCGGAAACGAAACCGAAGCGGGCAACGAGTCGAACGAGACGGAAGCCGGAAACGAAACGGAAGGCGGCGGGGCCAGCGGGGCGCTCGAGCCCGGCGAGATCGTGCTCGGCGGCGAGACGCAGGCGTGGCTGGGCGGCGCACCCGACCCCATCGCCGAGGAGGAGAATCCGACGCTCACCCTCCAGGAGGGCGAATCATACGAAATCACGTGGGAGAACTTGGACGGCGTCGGCCACAACCTCCAGATCCTCGACGACAACGACGAGGTCGTCGACGACTACGAGACCGAAATCATGCAGGAGGAAGGCGAGACCCAGACGCTCGAGGTCGACGAGGTCACCAGCGAGATGGCCCAGTACGTCTGCGAGCCCCACTCGGGGACGATGAACGGCGACATCGAGGTTCAGTAA
- a CDS encoding 2,5-diamino-6-(ribosylamino)-4(3H)-pyrimidinone 5'-phosphate reductase produces the protein MHVVVNAATSADGKLSSRRREQIAISGEADFARVDRLRADSDAVVVGVGTVLADDPHLTVKDESLCDERLERGEPEQPARVVVDSRGRTPTDAAMLDDAAATYVCLSEAAPVGARMDLADHAELVTAGDDRVDLLRAFAALETQGLERIMVEGGGELIFSLFEAGLVDELRVFVGPKVIGGRDAPTLADGEGFVEEFPLLNLESLERLDDGALLCWTVSD, from the coding sequence ATGCACGTCGTCGTCAACGCCGCCACCAGCGCGGACGGCAAGCTCTCCTCCCGCCGTCGCGAGCAGATCGCCATCAGCGGCGAGGCGGATTTCGCGCGCGTCGATCGCCTCCGGGCCGATAGCGACGCCGTCGTCGTCGGCGTCGGCACCGTCCTCGCGGACGACCCGCACCTGACCGTCAAGGACGAGTCGCTGTGCGACGAGCGCCTCGAGCGCGGCGAGCCGGAACAGCCGGCCCGCGTCGTCGTCGACTCGAGAGGACGAACCCCGACCGACGCCGCGATGCTAGACGACGCGGCGGCGACCTACGTCTGTCTGAGCGAGGCCGCTCCCGTCGGCGCGCGGATGGATCTGGCCGACCACGCCGAGCTCGTGACGGCGGGCGACGACCGGGTCGACCTCCTGCGGGCGTTCGCGGCCCTCGAGACGCAGGGCCTCGAGCGGATCATGGTCGAGGGCGGCGGCGAACTCATCTTCTCGCTGTTCGAGGCCGGACTGGTCGACGAGTTGCGCGTGTTCGTCGGTCCGAAGGTAATCGGTGGCCGCGACGCCCCCACGCTGGCCGACGGCGAGGGGTTCGTCGAAGAGTTTCCGCTGTTGAACCTCGAGAGTCTCGAGCGACTGGACGACGGGGCGTTGTTGTGCTGGACGGTCAGCGACTGA
- a CDS encoding enoyl-CoA hydratase/isomerase family protein, which translates to MSWDTVELEWDDDVATLTVDRPEALNALNVETLEAMGEAITDAADEDARALVVTGAGDDAFIAGADIGYMQDLSTAEAQDWGELGHDVANALAAFPAPTIAAVNGYAFGGGCEMAIACDLRVASESAVIGNTEIDLGIIPGWGATQRLPELVGDETARRMIFLGERLDAQSAAEAGIFGEVVADEDLEATVDELASRIAEKPAVAMRAAKQALNQRHEGSQTSGLEYEKRAFASLFGTPDQREGMTAFVEDREPEFE; encoded by the coding sequence ATGTCCTGGGATACCGTCGAACTCGAGTGGGACGACGACGTCGCGACGCTGACCGTGGATCGACCCGAGGCGCTGAACGCTCTGAACGTCGAGACGCTCGAGGCGATGGGCGAGGCGATCACCGACGCCGCGGACGAGGACGCCCGCGCGCTCGTCGTCACGGGCGCCGGCGACGACGCGTTCATCGCCGGCGCCGACATCGGCTACATGCAGGACCTCTCGACCGCCGAGGCCCAGGACTGGGGCGAACTCGGCCACGACGTCGCAAACGCGCTGGCGGCGTTTCCGGCGCCGACGATCGCCGCGGTCAACGGATACGCGTTCGGCGGGGGCTGCGAGATGGCCATCGCCTGCGACCTGCGGGTCGCGAGCGAATCGGCCGTTATCGGCAACACGGAGATCGATCTGGGGATCATTCCGGGGTGGGGTGCGACCCAGCGCCTGCCGGAACTGGTCGGCGACGAGACCGCCCGCCGGATGATCTTCCTCGGTGAGCGGCTAGATGCCCAGTCCGCCGCCGAGGCCGGGATTTTCGGCGAGGTGGTGGCCGACGAGGACCTCGAGGCGACCGTCGACGAGTTGGCGTCCCGCATCGCCGAAAAGCCGGCCGTCGCGATGCGCGCCGCGAAGCAGGCGCTCAACCAGCGCCACGAAGGGTCGCAGACGAGCGGACTCGAGTACGAGAAGCGGGCGTTCGCGAGTCTCTTCGGGACGCCGGATCAGCGCGAAGGGATGACGGCGTTCGTCGAGGACCGAGAGCCGGAGTTCGAGTAG
- the msrA gene encoding peptide-methionine (S)-S-oxide reductase MsrA — protein sequence MKRATVGGGCFWCVEAAFKALEGVESVTSGYAGGHAEDPTYQEVCAGKTGHAEVVQIEYDPDAIAYADLLEVFFTIHDPTTKDREGPDIGSQYRSAIYAHDDDQLETARAFAEELENEGLYDGIVTEIEPLETFYEAEEYHQDYFEKNPNDAYCAMHAAPKVEKVRKKFGETAPADD from the coding sequence ATGAAACGAGCCACAGTCGGCGGCGGTTGCTTCTGGTGCGTCGAGGCTGCCTTCAAAGCGCTCGAGGGAGTCGAATCGGTCACCTCCGGCTACGCCGGGGGCCACGCCGAGGACCCCACGTATCAGGAGGTCTGCGCCGGGAAGACCGGCCACGCCGAAGTGGTCCAGATCGAGTACGATCCCGACGCGATCGCCTACGCGGACCTGCTGGAGGTCTTCTTTACGATCCACGACCCGACCACGAAGGACCGCGAGGGGCCGGATATCGGCAGCCAATATCGGTCGGCGATCTACGCCCACGACGACGACCAGCTCGAGACCGCCCGGGCGTTCGCCGAGGAACTCGAGAACGAGGGGCTCTACGACGGCATCGTTACCGAAATCGAGCCGCTGGAGACGTTCTACGAGGCCGAGGAGTACCACCAGGACTACTTCGAGAAGAACCCCAACGACGCCTACTGTGCGATGCACGCGGCGCCGAAAGTCGAGAAGGTCCGGAAGAAGTTCGGCGAGACCGCCCCGGCCGACGACTGA
- a CDS encoding DUF7344 domain-containing protein yields the protein MTTELTESECFALLADRRRRILVRTLDDVGTALSIDELAERIADREYEGPTGDDPRTIRLTLAHNHLPRLEDHGVVSYDRDARTVSLRLSGTTLVDYLRRVDDESAAGSMLNASSTRFSTSPSGRR from the coding sequence ATGACCACAGAACTCACAGAATCCGAGTGCTTTGCGCTGCTCGCAGACCGACGACGGCGAATCCTCGTGCGAACGCTAGACGACGTCGGCACCGCGCTGTCGATCGACGAACTCGCCGAGCGAATCGCCGACCGCGAGTACGAGGGCCCGACGGGCGACGATCCGCGTACCATCCGTCTCACCCTCGCGCACAATCACCTCCCGCGACTCGAGGACCACGGGGTCGTGTCGTACGATCGCGACGCGCGTACCGTCTCGCTACGCCTGAGCGGGACTACCCTCGTCGACTACCTGAGGCGCGTCGACGACGAGAGCGCCGCCGGATCGATGCTGAACGCGTCCTCTACTCGCTTCTCTACCTCGCCGTCGGGACGGCGGTAG
- a CDS encoding winged helix DNA-binding protein, giving the protein MLRAVSDCGGEATTSEIRDMTGLSNSQVAYRRDKLTEYGLLEVRTGEPTGSRTPPKVHSLTEAARSQIDSGLFELYNAPVTSDVEQLSTQYNHLRDRVDDLARTVASLEGSLTKVNTELSRLEGTIAKTNAELNERVGDADEIESATDEETVAGAIHSLSAELAELREEVAELDERKKNKFFG; this is encoded by the coding sequence ATGCTCCGGGCGGTTTCCGACTGCGGCGGCGAGGCGACGACCTCGGAAATCCGCGATATGACGGGGCTGAGCAACAGTCAGGTCGCGTACCGCCGCGATAAACTGACCGAGTACGGATTACTCGAGGTTCGGACCGGCGAACCGACGGGGTCGCGGACTCCGCCGAAGGTGCACTCGCTCACGGAAGCGGCCCGGTCGCAGATCGATTCCGGGCTCTTCGAACTGTACAACGCGCCGGTGACGAGCGACGTCGAACAGCTCAGCACCCAGTACAACCACCTCCGCGACCGCGTCGACGACCTCGCACGGACGGTCGCCAGTCTCGAGGGGAGCCTCACGAAGGTCAATACCGAACTGAGTCGGCTCGAGGGGACCATCGCGAAGACGAACGCGGAGCTAAACGAGCGCGTCGGCGACGCCGACGAGATCGAATCGGCGACCGACGAGGAGACGGTGGCAGGCGCCATCCACTCGTTGTCGGCGGAGCTCGCGGAGCTCCGCGAGGAAGTGGCGGAGCTGGACGAACGGAAGAAGAACAAGTTCTTCGGGTGA
- a CDS encoding FAD-dependent oxidoreductase, with the protein MSSRAERSDRSDVLVVGGGATGTGIARDLALRGVDVTLAERNGLSAGASGRSHGLLHSGARYAESDPEGARECLEENRILRDIAGAAVRETRGLFVQLAGDDQAYFEAKRAACEDVGIPVDVIDGETARAAVPGLAERVERAMWVPDAVVVPSRLVAANAADARDHGARIRTHAPVASMTVDDGRIESVSLGGDVGETVEPRFVVNATGAHAGRVAAMAGVTLDMRPTRGVMVSVEHEGLEPVLNRCRDPADGDIVVPHDDEVVLGTTSVPIDDPDDYERADWEVEATVEECATILPALAEAERVRTWWGVRPLYEPEEAARGGRGISRGFHLLDHATDSHSSVDRSNGVENFVSIVGGKLTTYRRMAEATADLVCDRLGVDAASVTATTALPGASDPAALDEFVREFDGQGPTDSDLVGGERAE; encoded by the coding sequence ATGAGCAGCCGAGCGGAACGATCGGATCGGTCGGACGTCCTCGTCGTCGGCGGCGGCGCGACCGGAACGGGTATCGCCAGGGATCTCGCACTGCGGGGCGTTGACGTGACGCTAGCCGAACGCAACGGGCTCTCGGCGGGCGCCTCCGGGCGCTCTCACGGACTGTTGCACAGCGGCGCCCGCTACGCCGAGAGCGACCCGGAGGGCGCTCGCGAGTGTCTCGAGGAGAACCGCATCCTCCGCGATATCGCCGGCGCCGCCGTCCGCGAGACGCGGGGGCTGTTCGTCCAGCTGGCCGGCGACGATCAGGCCTACTTCGAGGCGAAGCGCGCGGCCTGCGAGGACGTCGGCATTCCGGTCGACGTGATCGACGGCGAGACGGCTCGAGCCGCGGTTCCCGGTCTCGCCGAGCGCGTCGAGCGCGCCATGTGGGTCCCCGACGCGGTCGTCGTCCCGTCGCGACTGGTCGCGGCCAACGCGGCGGACGCACGCGATCACGGCGCCCGCATTCGCACTCACGCGCCAGTCGCGTCGATGACCGTCGACGACGGGCGGATCGAGTCGGTCTCGCTCGGCGGCGACGTCGGGGAGACCGTCGAACCGCGGTTCGTCGTGAACGCGACCGGCGCCCACGCCGGCCGGGTCGCCGCGATGGCCGGTGTCACCCTCGACATGCGCCCGACGCGGGGCGTCATGGTCTCCGTCGAACACGAGGGGCTCGAGCCGGTGCTCAACCGCTGTCGCGATCCCGCCGACGGCGACATCGTCGTCCCCCACGACGACGAGGTCGTGCTGGGGACGACCAGCGTCCCGATCGACGATCCGGACGACTACGAGCGGGCCGACTGGGAGGTCGAGGCGACCGTCGAGGAGTGCGCGACGATCCTCCCGGCTCTCGCCGAGGCCGAGCGCGTCCGGACGTGGTGGGGCGTTCGACCCCTGTACGAGCCCGAGGAGGCCGCTCGAGGCGGCCGCGGGATCTCGCGGGGCTTCCACCTGCTCGATCACGCCACTGATAGTCACTCGTCGGTAGACCGCTCCAACGGCGTCGAGAACTTCGTCAGTATCGTCGGCGGGAAGCTGACGACCTATCGGCGCATGGCCGAGGCGACGGCCGACCTGGTCTGCGATCGACTGGGCGTCGACGCCGCGTCGGTCACGGCGACGACCGCGCTCCCGGGCGCGTCGGATCCGGCGGCGCTCGACGAGTTCGTCCGCGAGTTCGACGGGCAGGGGCCGACGGATTCCGACCTCGTGGGCGGTGAGCGAGCCGAGTAG
- a CDS encoding hydroxysqualene dehydroxylase, with product MTHVAVVGGGIGGLTAAHELAERGLEVTVVEANDRFGGKARSIPIDDGPAPLHGEHGFRFFPAFYRHVVDTMARIPDGDGTVADNLVETEATLIASENGTGRIAETRTPDTVRGWLEALRPAFAEDLPADDVRFLLERLLYVLTACEDRREDELENVSWWTFIDADNRSPEFRNRLAYATQALVALRPQVGSARTIGTVYLQLLFGQLDPTRPTERVLNAPTSEAWIDPWVRHLESLGVDLRPNTPVRRLETDRRRVTGAVVADGSGGAGERIEADEYVLAVPIEVASELVSPELRRIAPELGRIERLDTAWMNGIQFYLREDVELTRGHQVYADAPWALTSISQQQFWTGYDLEDRADDVAGVLSVIASDWDAPGVLYGKPARNCTREEIAAEIWSQLKTHLNGPDERLRDELLVDWFLDPAIVETDAGVANRSPLLINTVGSLRNRPPADVGVPNLTLASDYVRTNSDLASMESANEAGRRAANAVLDRRGVRGSRAQLWDLEEPAVFDPFKRQDRIRYRLGLPHPAAVTQSLRRVTRGLGGGR from the coding sequence ATGACACACGTTGCCGTCGTCGGCGGCGGAATCGGCGGCCTCACCGCGGCCCACGAACTCGCCGAGCGCGGGCTCGAGGTGACCGTCGTCGAGGCGAACGACCGCTTCGGCGGGAAGGCTCGTTCGATCCCGATCGACGACGGGCCGGCGCCGCTACACGGCGAACACGGCTTCCGGTTCTTCCCGGCCTTTTACCGCCACGTCGTCGACACGATGGCCCGCATTCCCGACGGCGACGGCACCGTCGCGGACAACCTCGTCGAGACCGAGGCGACGCTGATCGCGAGCGAAAACGGGACAGGCCGGATCGCCGAAACCCGCACGCCCGACACCGTCCGGGGCTGGCTCGAGGCGCTGCGCCCGGCGTTCGCCGAGGACCTGCCCGCCGACGACGTCCGGTTTCTGCTCGAGCGCCTGCTGTACGTCCTGACCGCCTGCGAGGACCGCCGCGAGGACGAACTGGAGAACGTCTCGTGGTGGACGTTCATCGACGCCGACAACCGCTCGCCGGAGTTTCGGAACCGGCTCGCGTACGCGACGCAGGCGCTCGTCGCGCTCCGCCCGCAGGTCGGCAGCGCCAGAACGATCGGCACCGTCTATCTGCAGCTCCTGTTCGGCCAGCTCGATCCGACCCGACCGACCGAGCGCGTGCTGAACGCGCCGACCAGCGAGGCGTGGATCGACCCCTGGGTTCGCCACCTCGAGTCGCTGGGCGTCGATCTCCGCCCGAACACGCCGGTTCGGCGGCTCGAGACCGACAGGCGACGGGTCACCGGCGCCGTCGTGGCCGACGGGAGCGGCGGCGCCGGGGAGCGGATTGAGGCTGACGAGTACGTCCTCGCGGTTCCGATCGAGGTCGCTTCCGAGCTGGTCTCCCCCGAACTGCGCCGGATCGCGCCCGAACTCGGCCGGATCGAGCGTCTCGACACCGCGTGGATGAACGGCATCCAGTTCTACCTCCGCGAGGACGTCGAACTGACCCGGGGCCATCAGGTCTACGCCGACGCCCCGTGGGCGCTGACGTCGATCTCCCAGCAGCAGTTCTGGACGGGGTACGACCTCGAGGACCGCGCCGACGACGTCGCGGGCGTCCTCTCGGTGATCGCCTCGGACTGGGACGCGCCGGGCGTCCTGTACGGAAAGCCGGCCAGGAACTGCACGCGCGAGGAGATCGCCGCGGAGATCTGGTCCCAGTTGAAGACCCACCTGAACGGTCCCGACGAACGGCTGCGCGACGAGCTGCTGGTCGACTGGTTCCTCGATCCGGCGATCGTCGAAACCGACGCGGGCGTCGCGAACCGCTCGCCGCTGTTGATCAACACCGTCGGCTCGCTGCGAAACCGGCCGCCAGCAGACGTCGGCGTCCCGAACCTCACGCTGGCGAGCGATTACGTCCGAACCAACTCCGATCTGGCCTCGATGGAGTCGGCGAACGAGGCTGGCCGCCGCGCGGCCAACGCCGTCCTCGACCGCCGCGGCGTTCGCGGGTCGCGGGCGCAGCTCTGGGACCTCGAGGAACCCGCCGTGTTCGACCCGTTCAAACGGCAGGACCGAATCCGCTACCGACTGGGCCTCCCTCACCCTGCGGCGGTGACGCAGTCGCTTCGGCGGGTCACGCGCGGTCTCGGCGGCGGGCGCTGA
- a CDS encoding helix-turn-helix domain-containing protein, with the protein MPLEFSSSGETPDLERVIAVLDDADCREIIAILEAPKTVLEIAEETDLPLSTTYRKLDRLTEAGLASETVGVRRGSHHTSRYVADFDRIGISLDDEREFRVDIDSSNDQSLNIWSNASREF; encoded by the coding sequence ATGCCACTCGAGTTCTCATCGTCCGGCGAGACGCCCGATCTCGAGCGCGTCATCGCGGTGCTGGACGATGCCGACTGCCGGGAGATCATCGCGATTCTCGAGGCGCCCAAGACCGTCCTCGAGATCGCGGAGGAGACCGATCTCCCGCTGTCGACGACCTACCGAAAACTCGATCGGCTAACGGAGGCCGGACTCGCCAGTGAGACCGTCGGCGTTCGACGGGGAAGCCACCACACGTCGCGCTACGTGGCGGACTTCGATCGGATCGGTATCAGCCTCGACGACGAGCGCGAGTTTCGCGTCGATATCGACTCCTCGAACGACCAGTCGCTGAACATCTGGTCGAACGCCAGCCGGGAGTTCTGA
- a CDS encoding cob(I)yrinic acid a,c-diamide adenosyltransferase — protein MSDDQRPDSTVENTPGQGRTPEPERIEPAAPEEFGLVQVWWGDGKGKTTAALGMGMRAAGHGYRVHLLQFMKGGASSVDAVRGEYNAIAALPGISYENLGHYGWHGMADGSDEADHEAQAQAGLERARELLEAAGDADLAESIDLDAPPEEGVHMLVLDEILYAADRDLIGEDDVRDLVDAKPDSLELVLSGSHAEPAYLEDRADLITNVRNVKHPIDDGQRARRGTEF, from the coding sequence ATGAGCGACGATCAGCGGCCCGATTCGACGGTCGAGAACACGCCCGGGCAGGGACGAACGCCCGAACCCGAACGGATCGAGCCGGCGGCGCCCGAGGAGTTCGGCCTCGTGCAGGTCTGGTGGGGCGACGGAAAGGGAAAGACGACGGCCGCGCTCGGGATGGGGATGCGCGCGGCGGGCCACGGCTACCGCGTCCACCTGCTCCAGTTCATGAAGGGCGGCGCCTCGAGCGTCGACGCCGTTCGCGGCGAGTACAACGCCATCGCGGCGCTGCCGGGGATCAGCTACGAGAACCTCGGCCACTACGGCTGGCACGGGATGGCCGACGGCAGCGACGAAGCGGACCACGAGGCCCAGGCCCAGGCGGGCCTCGAGCGCGCCCGCGAGTTGCTCGAGGCGGCCGGAGACGCGGACCTCGCGGAGTCGATCGACCTCGACGCGCCGCCGGAGGAGGGCGTGCACATGCTCGTCCTCGACGAAATCCTCTACGCCGCCGATCGGGACCTGATCGGCGAGGACGACGTCCGCGACCTGGTCGACGCGAAGCCCGATAGTCTCGAACTCGTCCTCTCGGGCAGTCACGCCGAACCGGCGTACCTCGAGGACCGCGCGGACCTGATCACGAACGTTCGAAACGTGAAACATCCGATCGACGACGGGCAGCGGGCGCGACGGGGCACCGAATTCTGA